Proteins encoded together in one Penaeus vannamei isolate JL-2024 chromosome 9, ASM4276789v1, whole genome shotgun sequence window:
- the LOC113810240 gene encoding mucin-2 — protein sequence MATLRSQAKLWGIKGWLREVGLVILVNKLEVKLAKRFSALLKGKSQMKLLNAKANHSLLKERQRFYESVVDNDASTSTQTTIISSTTNQNEAQTKLVLTTTEAPKSNETANTTETATTTAPPTTTKTPSTTKAATTTVAPTTTETPTTTVASTKEAPATTEGATTTIAPTTIEPPTTTEGATTTVAPTTTETPTTTEAATNTEAATTTKAPTTTEVTTTTVAPIIIKAPTTTETATTIIAPTTTEASTTIEGATTTVAPTTTEAPTTTEGATTTVAPTTTEAPTTTEGATKTVAPITTEAPTTTEAETTTVAPITTEAPTTTEGATTTVAPTNTKAPTTTEGPTTTVAPTTTEVPTTTKGSTSTVAPTTTEAPTTTEGATTTVAPTTTKAPTTTEGPTTTVAPTTTEVPTTTEGATTTVVSTTTEVPTTTEGATTTVAPTTTEAPATTEGATTTVAPTTTEAPTTTEGATTTVAPTTTEAPTTTEGATNTVAPITTEAPTTTEADTTTVAPTTTEAPTTTEGATTTVAPTTTEAPTTTKGSTSTVAPTTTEAPTTTEGATTTVAPTTTKAPPTTEGPTTTVAPTTTEVPTTTEGATTTVASTTTEVPTTTEGATTTVAPTTTEAPATTEGATTTIAPTTIEPPTTTEGATTTVAPTTTETPTTTEAATNTEAATTTKAPTTTEVTTTTVAPIIIKAPTTTETATTIIAPTTTEASTTIEGATTTVAPTTTEAPTTTEGATTTVAPTTTEAPTTTEGATNTVAPITTEAPTTTEADTTTVAPITTEAPTTTEGATTTVAPTNTKAPTTTEGPTTTVAPTTTEVPTTTKGSTSTVAPTTTEVPTTTEGATTTVAPTTTKAPTTTEGPTTTVAPTTTEVPTTTEGATTTEASTTTEVPTTTEDATTTVAPTTTEVPTTTEGATTTVTPTTTEVPKTTEGATSTIAPANIEVPTTTEVTPTTTEVPTTTEGATSTIAPANIEVPTTTEGATSTVALTTTEVPTTTEGATTTVALTTTEVPTTTGDAKSTVAPTTSEAPTTTEAPTTTEVLTTTEGATSTVAPTATEVLTTTEGATSTIAPTTTEAPTTTEGATSTIAPTTTEVPTTTERATTTVAPTTTEVPTTSEALTTTEVPTTTEGATSTIAPTNTEAQTTTEGATSTIARTTTEVPTTTEGATSTIAPTTTEVPTTTKGATSTIAPTITETAITTKGATSTVAPTTTEVPTTTEGATSTVAPTTTEVPTTTEGATSTIAPTITEAPTTTKGATSTVAPTTTEVPTTTEGATSTIAPTTTEVPTTSERATSTVAPTTTEVLTTTEGATSTIAPTTTEVPTATEGATSTVAPTTTEVPTTTEGATSTITPTTIEVPTTTEGATSTISPTTTEVPTTSEGATSTISPTTTQVPTTTEGATSTIAPTTTEARTTTEGATSTIGHTTTEIPTTTEGATSTIAPTNTEVPTTTEAPTTTEAPTTTEGTTSTVAPTNTDAPTTTEGATSTIAPTTTEVPTTTEGATSTIAPTTTEVPTTTVGAKFTIAPTTTEAPTTTGDAKSTVAPTTSEAPTTTEALTTTEVPTTTEDATSTIALTTSEAPTTTEGATSTIALTTTEAPTTTVPTTTEGATSTIAPTTTEVLTTTERATTTVAPTTTEVPTTSEGATSTIAPTTTQVPTTTEGATSTIAPTTNKAPATTEGATSTIAPTTTEVPTTTEGATSTIPPTTTEVPTTIEGATSTIAPTTTEVPTTTEGATSTIASTTTEVQTTSEGSTSTIAPTATEVPTTTEGATSTVDPTTTEVPITTESVTSTIALTNTEVPTTTEGATSTIAPTTTEVPTTTERATSTVALTTPEVPTTTEGATSTIAPTTTPTTTEVLTTTEGATSTVAPTTTEVLTTTEGPTSTIAPTTTEVPTTTEGATSTVALTTTEVPTTTERATSTVALTTPEVPTTTEGATSTIAPTTSATSTIAPTTTEAPTTTEGATSTVALTKTEVPTTSEGATSTIALTTNEVPTTTERATSTVALTKTEVPTTSEGAISTIALTTTEVPTTTEGATSTIAPTTTEVPTTTVGATSTIAPTTIEVPTTTDGATSTIAPTTTEVPTTTEGATSTIAPTKTEVPTTTEGATITVALTNTEVPTTTEAPTTTEVPTTTEGATSTIALTTTEAPTTTVGATSTIAPTTTEVPTTTEGPTSTIAPTTTEILTTSEGATSTVAPTTTEVLTTTEGATSTIAPTTTEVQTTSEGSTSTIAPTATEVPTTTEGATSTVAPTTTEVPTTTVGASSTIASTTTEVPTTSEGSTSTIAPTTTEVPTTTEGATSTIAPTTTEAPTTTEDATSTVAPTTTEALTTTEGATSTIAPTTTEAPTTTEGATSTVARTTTVAPTTTKGATSTVAPTTTEAPTTTEGATSTIAPTTTEAPTTTEGATSTVAPTTTEAPTTTEGATSTVAPSTTEAPTTTDGATSTVDPTTTKVPTTTEGFTTTEALTSSEGATITEGATTTVAPTTPEIPTTTEGATTTAAPTTTEASTTSEGATITEGATTTSGSTTTEAPTTTGAATTTEAPNSTEALTTTEVSTTTAAPTVAEAQSTTEGATAIA from the exons ATGGCCACATTGCGGTCCCAGGCCAAGCTGTGGGGGATCAAAGGGTGGCTCAGGGAAGTGGGCCTa GTTATACTGGTCAATAAATTAGAAGTAAAACTTGCCAAAAGGTTTAGTGCATTATTAAAGGGAAAATCTCAAAT GAAACTCTTGAACGCAAAAGCTAACCACAGCTTGTTAAAGGAGAGGCAACGGTTTTACGAGAGCGTAGTTGACAATGATG CATCAACATCAACTCAAACAACCATTATCTCCTCGACCACAAATCAAAATGAAGCACAGACAAAATTAGTTCTCACTACCACAGAGGCCCCCAAATCAAATGAAACCGCCAACACTACTGAAACTGCAACAACCACTGCACCTCCTACTACCACTAAAACCCCCTCAACCACTAAAGCTGCTAcaaccactgtagctcctactaccaccgAGACCCCAACAACCACTGTAGCTTCTACCAAAGAGGCCCCagcaaccactgaaggtgccacaaccactatagctcctactaccatagagcctccaacaaccactgaaggtgccacaaccactgtagctcctactaccacagagactccaacaaccactgaagctgccACAAACactgaagctgccacaaccactaaggctccaacaaccactgaagttaccacaaccactgtagctcctattatcattaaggctccaacaaccactgaaactGCCACAACCattatagctcctactaccactgaggcttcAACAACCATTGAAGGTGCCACAACCacagtagctcctactaccactgaggctccaacaaccactgaaggtgccacaaccactgtagctcctactaccactgaggctccaacaaccactgaaggtgccacaaaaACAGTAGCTCCCATTACCAcagaggctccaacaaccactgaagctgaAACAACCACAGTAGCTCCCATTACCAcagaggctccaacaaccaccgaaggtgccacaaccactgtagctcctactaacactaaggctccaacaaccactgaaggtccCACAACCacagtagctcctactaccactgaggttccaacaaccactaaAGGTTCCACATCCacagtagctcctactaccacagaggctccaacaaccactgagggtGCCACAACCacagtagctcctactaccactaaggctccaacaaccactgaaggtccCACAACCacagtagctcctactaccacagaggttccaacaaccactgaaggtgccacaaccACAGTAGTTTCTACTACCAcagaggttccaacaaccactgaaggtgccacaaccacagtagctcctactaccacagaGGCCCCagcaaccactgaaggtgccacaaccacagtagctcctactaccactgaggctccaacaaccactgaaggtgccacaaccactgtagctcctactaccactgaggctccaacaaccactgaaggtgccacaaacACAGTAGCTCCCATTACCAcagaggctccaacaaccactgaagctgaCACAACCacagtagctcctactaccactgaggctccaacaaccactgaaggtgccacaaccactgtagctcctactaccactgaggctccaacaaccactaaAGGTTCCACATCCacagtagctcctactaccacagaggctccaacaaccactgagggtGCCACAACCacagtagctcctactaccactaagGCTCCACCAACCACTGAAGGTCCCACAACCacagtagctcctactaccacagaggttccaacaaccactgaaggtgccacaaccACAGTAGCTTCTACTACCAcagaggttccaacaaccactgaaggtgccacaaccacagtagctcctactaccacagaGGCCCCagcaaccactgaaggtgccacaaccactatagctcctactaccatagagcctccaacaaccactgaaggtgccacaaccactgtagctcctactacaACAGagactccaacaaccactgaagctgccACAAACactgaagctgccacaaccactaaggctccaacaaccactgaagttaccacaaccactgtagctcctattatcattaaggctccaacaaccactgaaactGCCACAACCattatagctcctactaccactgaggcttcAACAACCATTGAAGGTGCCACAACCACAGTAGCTCCTACTAcaactgaggctccaacaaccactgaaggtgccacaaccactgtagctcctactaccactgaggctccaacaaccactgaaggtgccacaaacACAGTAGCTCCCATTACCAcagaggctccaacaaccactgaagctgaCACAACCACAGTAGCTCCCATTACCAcagaggctccaacaaccaccgaaggtgccacaaccactgtagctcctactaacactaaggctccaacaaccactgaaggtccCACAACCacagtagctcctactaccactgaggttccaacaaccactaaAGGTTCCACATCCacagtagctcctactaccactgaggttccaacaaccactgagggtGCCACAACCacagtagctcctactaccactaaggctccaacaaccactgaaggtccCACAACCacagtagctcctactaccacagaggttccaacaaccactgaaggtgccacaaccACAGAAGCTTCTACTACCAcagaggttccaacaaccactgaagatgcCACAACCacagtagctcctactaccactgaggttccaacaaccactgaaggtgccacaaccacagtaactcctactaccactgaggttccaaaaaccactgaaggtgccacatccactatagctcctgcTAACattgaggttccaacaaccactgaag taactcctactaccactgaggttccaacaaccactgaaggtgccacatccactatagctcctgcTAACattgaggttccaacaaccactgaaggtgccacatccactgtagctcttactaccactgag gttccaacaaccactgaaggtgccacaaccactgtagctcttactaccactgaggttccaacaaccactggaGATGCCAAatccactgtagctcctactaccagtgaggctccaacaaccactgaag ctcctactaccactgaggttctaacaaccactgaaggtgccacatccactgtagctcctactgCCACTGAGGTtctaacaaccactgaaggtgccacatccactatagctcctactaccactgaggctccaacaaccactgaag gtgccacatccactatagctcctactaccactgaggttccaacaaccactgaacgtGCCACAACCacagtagctcctactaccactgaggttccaacaacctctgaag ctcttactaccactgaggttccaacaaccactgaaggtgccacatccactatagctcctactaacACTGAGGCtcaaacaaccactgaaggtgccacatccactatagctcgtactaccactgaggttccaacaaccactgaag gtgccacatccactatagctcctactaccactgaggttccaacaaccactaaAGGTGCCACATCCACGATAGCTCCTACTATCACTGAGACTGCAATAACTACtaaaggtgccacatccactgtagctccaactaccactgaggttccaacaaccactgaag gtgccacatccactgtagctcctactaccactgaggttccaacaaccactgaaggtgccacatccacgaTAGCTCCTACTatcactgaggctccaacaactactaaaggtgccacatccactgtagctccaactaccactgag gttccaacaaccactgaaggtgccacatccactatagctcctactaccactgaggttccaacaacctcTGAACgtgccacatccactgtagctcctactaccactgaggttctaacaaccactgaag gtgccacatcaactatagctcctactaccactgaggttccaacagcCACTGAAGGGgccacatccactgtagctcctactaccactgaggttccaacaaccactgaaggtgccacatccactataacTCCTACTACCattgaggttccaacaaccactgaag gtgccacatccactatatctcctactaccactgaggttccaacaacctctgaaggtgccacatccactatatcTCCTACTACCACtcaggttccaacaaccactgaag gtgccacatccactatagctcctactaccactgaggctcgaacaaccactgaaggtgccacatctaCTATAGGTCATACTACCACTGAgattccaacaaccactgaaggtgccacctcaactatagctcctactaacactgaggttccaacaaccactgaag ctcctactaccactgaggctccaacaaccactgaaggtaccacatccactgtagctcctactaaCACTGacgctccaacaaccactgaaggtgccacatccactatagctcctactaccactgaggttccaacaaccactgaag gtgccacctcaactatagctcctactaccactgaggttccaacaaccactgtagGTGCCAAAttcactatagctcctactaccactgaggctccaacaaccactggaGATGCCAAatccactgtagctcctactaccagtgaggctccaacaaccactgaag ctcttactaccactgaggttccaacaaccactgaagatgccacatccactatagctcttACTACCagtgaggctccaacaaccactgaaggtgccacatccactatagctcttactaccactgaggctccaacaaccact gttccaacaaccactgaaggtgccacatccactatagctcctactaccactgaggttctaaCAACCACTGAACGTGCCACAACCacagtagctcctactaccactgaggttccaacaacctctgaaggtgccacatcaactatagctcctactaccactcaggttccaacaaccactgaaggtgccacatccactatagctcctactaccaatAAGGCTCCagcaaccactgaaggtgccacatccactatagctcctactaccactgaggttccaacaaccactgaaggtgccacatccactatacctcctactaccactgaggttccaacaaccattGAAGGTGCCACATctactatagctcctactaccactgaggttccaacaaccactgaag gtgccacatccactatagcttctactaccactgaggttcaaACAACCAGTGAAGGttccacatccactatagctcctactgccactgaggttccaacaaccactgaag gtgccacatccactgtagatcctactaccactgaggttccaataACCACTGAAAGTGTCACATCTACTATAGCTCTTACTaacactgaggttccaacaaccactgaag gtgccacatccactatagctcctactaccactgaggttccaacaaccactgaacgtgccacatccactgtagctcTTACTACccctgaggttccaacaaccactgaaggtgccacatccactatagctcctactacca ctcctactaccactgaggttctaacaaccactgaaggtgccacatccacagtagctcctactaccacagaGGTtctaacaaccactgaaggtcccacatccactatagctcctactaccactgaggttccaacaaccactgaag gtgccacatccactgtagctcttactaccactgaggttccaacaaccactgaacgtgccacatccactgtagctcTTACTACccctgaggttccaacaaccactgaaggtgccacatccactatagctcctactacca gtgccacatccactatagctcctactaccactgaggctccaacaaccactgaaggtgccacatccacagTAGCTCTTACTAagactgaggttccaacaacctctgaaggtgccacatccactatagctcttACTACCaatgaggttccaacaaccactgaacgtGCCACATCCACAGTAGCTCTTACTAagactgaggttccaacaacctcTGAAGGTGCCATATCCACTATAGCtcttactaccactgaggttccaacaaccactgaaggtgccacatccactatagctcctactaccactgag gttccaacaaccactgtaggtgccacatccactatagctcctactaccattgaggttccaacaaccactgatggtGCCACCTcaactatagctcctactaccactgaggttccaacaaccactgaag gtgccacatccactatagctcctactaaaactgaggttccaacaaccactgaaggtgccacaatcACTGTAGCTCTTACTaacactgaggttccaacaaccactgaag ctcctactaccactgaggttccaacaaccactgaaggtgccacatccactatagctcttACTACCAcagaggctccaacaaccactgtaggtgccacatccactatagctcctactaccactgaggttccaacaaccactgaaggtcccacatccactatagctcctactaccactgagatTCTAACAACttctgaaggtgccacatccactgtagctcctactaccactgaggttctaacaaccactgaag gtgccacatccactatagctcctactaccactgaggttcaaACAACCAGTGAAGGttccacatccactatagctcctactgccactgaggttccaacaaccactgaaggtgccacatccactgtagctcctactaccactgaggttccaacaaccactgtagGTGCTTCATCCACTATAGcttctactaccactgaggttccaacaaccagtGAAGGttccacatccactatagctcctactaccactgaggttccaacaaccactgaag gtgccacatccactatagctcctactaccactgaggctccaacaaccactgaagatgcTACATCCacagtagctcctactaccactgaggccctaacaaccactgaag gtgccacatccactatagctcctactaccactgaggctccaacaaccactgaaggtgctaCATCTACTGTAGCTCGTACTACCACTGTGGCTCCAACAACCACtaaaggtgccacatccactgtagctcctactaccactgaggctccaacgaccactgaag gtgccacatccactatagctcctactaccactgaggctccaacaaccactgaaggtgctaCATCCacagtagctcctactaccactgaggctccaacaaccactgaag gtgccacatccactgtagctccttctaccactgaggctccaacaaccactgatggtgccacatccactgtagATCCTACTACCACtaaggttccaacaaccactgaag gttttactaccactgaggctctaaCATCCTCTGAAGGTGCCACAatcactgaaggtgccacaaccactgtagctcctactacccCAGAgattccaacaaccactgaaggtgccacaacaactgcagctcctactaccactgaagctTCAACAACCTCTGAAGGTGCCACAatcactgaaggtgccacaacaACTTCAGGttctactaccactgaggccccaacgaCCACTGGAGCTGCCACAACTACTGAAGCTCCTAATTCCACTGAGGCCCTAACTACCACTGAAGTGTCCACAACAACTGCAGCTCCCACTGTCGCTGAGGCTCAATCAACTACTGAAGGTGCCACAGCTATTGCCTAA